In Lentimicrobium sp. L6, the sequence CTTCTCTCTAATTTCATCAGCAATTTTATGTGCCACATATTGAGAAGCCACAGACTTTTGTGGATGTTGAAAAGCAGCCATCTTTTGTTTGGTTATAATGGGGAAGCTTCTCAGGTTAAAATGGTTCTGTTTGGTTTGCATAATAATATTTGTTTTGTTTATAAAGACTCTTTTCTTAAAACATTATTCCGAGCATCAAAATATAAAGCTGCTGCACCTAATACCGCGATATGTTCATTTTCGCTGGCTTCTATCCTTAAATTCTGAACACTACGGGGATAAGTAAAAGTGTGGACCTTCTCCCACATGGCCTCTTTAAAATATTCGAAAGCTCTAGATATTGGGCCACCTAAAATAATTAATTCAGGGTCGATGGTATACATAATGGTTTTGATGGCATTCCCTAAATCAAAGCCATATTGCTCAAAAACCGCAAGGGCAATTTTATCTTTCTTGGCGGCTCTTTTGAGGAGGGTTTCCAGGTTTAATCCGTATTTTATTTCAAAATACGCCTCACTCAGGTAGTATTCTAAATCGTGGTGGCGGTATGGAACGTTTCCAAATTCACCAGCACCACAATTACTTCCAGAATACAAATGCTCGTTAAATACAATTCCAGCACCAACTCCAACTCCAAGAACCAAGGCCACCAAATTCTTACAAGATTGGCCTTTCCCAA encodes:
- a CDS encoding ROK family protein, with product MNDINNMNDKAVIGISLGGGVLLAGKVKNGKVLKGLRKKINNKDSEDSIIKEIVSAVKELIDDEVVGIGFGAPSLVDVQQGIVYNVQKIKSWKEVHIKEILEDAFGLQIYVNNDANCFATGELYFGKGQSCKNLVALVLGVGVGAGIVFNEHLYSGSNCGAGEFGNVPYRHHDLEYYLSEAYFEIKYGLNLETLLKRAAKKDKIALAVFEQYGFDLGNAIKTIMYTIDPELIILGGPISRAFEYFKEAMWEKVHTFTYPRSVQNLRIEASENEHIAVLGAAALYFDARNNVLRKESL